Below is a genomic region from Elephas maximus indicus isolate mEleMax1 chromosome 22, mEleMax1 primary haplotype, whole genome shotgun sequence.
CAAGCATACTctgctttattgttttagaaGGAAGACCTTCTGGAGCCCCAGGAACCGCTTCCGCCGCCTCCTCTAACACCTCCTGTTTCCCAGGTTGACGCTGCTATTGGATTACTAATGCCTCCCCTTCAGACCCCTGATAACCTCTCAGTTTTCTGTGACCACAACTATACTGTGGAGGATACAATGCACCAGAGGAAGAGGATTCATCAGCTAGAACAACAAGTTGAAAAACTCAGAAAGAAGCTGAAGACTGCACAGCAGCGGTGCAGAAGACAAGAACGGCAGCTTGAGAAATTAAAGGAGGTTGTACACTTCCAGAAGGAGAAAGACGACGTATCTGAGAGAGGTTATGTGATTCTACCACATGACTACTTTGAAATAGTCGAAGTACCAGCATAAAAAAACGAAATGTGTATTGATTTTTAATGGGGGCAATACCACATAGCCTCTTCTAGCCTGTAGTTTCATTTGAAAAAGTAAATACTGGATTACTTGTACAAAAACAAttcaagaatatttttttaaaaaataaattagatatATACTgtaaaattgtaatttttttgtttctaatttcagggtttttacattttaacaaaatattttagaagttaTAAACTAACCTCAGAGCTTCAGTGTAAGTTGATTTTGAGATTGGGGATTTTTGCTTTTCTAATTTGGGTATTTATagaaataatgtaaaaattaaagAGACTAACAAGAGTTCATGAGTAAGGATGATTTAACTCTAAGTTTAAAGtttcaaatttaaaattaatGTACTATATTAAGAGCACTCAGTTATATTTTGAATCAGAAGTATGGTTCAGATAATGGGACATAACTTCTCAGAGTATATATATACCTACTCAcacattcttattttttaaatcagaaggTTTGTGTATCTTTTTGAATTGCTTCTCAAGGATAAATTAGCAGGTCGGTACTTATGAAATAAGATTTGGTGGTTTCCAGAGCAGAGAATGAAGAGTCTTTCCATACCTAATCAATATGGTAAAGCCACTTTATGAAGGGGgcccatctgtcttcccccactgTCTAACATTACAAAATTAAAAGTTCTCTCCAGCGGAAGAAACAGTCTTCAGTAAACAAAGTAGGCAATGTTATCAAGGAAGTAATAAAACTGGGGGTCTGATCCGTAGCATGCCTTTTTCTATTCTTACCCCCGAGCTAAGGGGCAGCCAATTCCCCACCTGTAGTTCATCTGTGTTCACTTCGCTAACAAACGTGTTGTGTTAGAGTTTGATTTGTGTCATAATGTAGTAATCTTGCATTTGACTAATTGATTTTGGTAAAGGCCTCACATAAAAGAAAAGTTTTCTTCGCTTTTATCCCAAGCTCGAAATCATATCCCACTTATTTAAATGAGTGATTTGTATTCAAAAGTAACCCAATATGTAGTGTTTATTTTACCGAATGTAGAGATTTAAACACTGAGGTTTCTATTCAAACTGTGAGTTGTGTTCTGACTTTGTGAGAAGTTTAACAtatatttgaaatgaaaatatgttCCAAGTAAATAAATATTGCTGTAGGAATTATCTATTTAGATTTAGAATAACTGTTTCAACTCTAATTATTAGTTTATATTTCCAAGTACGTTGAAATAGTCGAAGATTAATAGACCTTTGAAGACAGTATTAAAGATGTAAAACAATGATGTTTAGAAGTGTCTTCTGTAGACCTGGTTTACAGTGTAATTCACTGCCACGCTGCCAGTGGACAGCACTTTGATGCACGGAGATTTGATTTTCTTATGAACCAATATTTCAAAAATAGAAACTACTGATTAGATTCCTTGAAGTTACACAACTTCAGATAACActatttagaattaatcttaactAATCAGGGGACTTTTATGGTTATTCATAGGTCTCATAACTTTCTCTTGAAGCCACAAAATCTCCAAATagtttatttttacatttcatCTCTAGCAATTCCTAGAGGATAAGAGGATAAATATTTTCCCAGGTATACACCTCTAATCTATCTTCTACATAAAAGAtaattgctctctctctctctttttctcccagAACCGAGAATCCAGCTTAGGTTGTAAAAGTGGTAATCAGGATGGTTTAGAATCTTAGCACCGTGATACAAGCTGAAGCTGTTATTCTTTTTGTAACAGATATAAATCCCTGTTTGGAGAGAGCTGAGCAAGCAGCATGTATAACAACTGCTTGCATTTAAATTATTTATCCTAGTAGTTTAAATACAGGGAGTTGGAGGTACGGGTGCTTATTTCTGAAATGTGAGATGTCACATTTGTTGAACATTTTAAAGTTGCGTTTTGTCAGTTGTGTTGTTTATTACATTGCCAAGAAAGGAAGAACATTTGGGCTGAAAAAGAGCCTGTTGAAACATAGCGAAACTCATTAATCTGAAACAAACAAGGACGAGGCCTCAATCTGGAACAAATGGGGCAAAGGCCCATGTGAATTGTAGCATATTCTGAGAAATGAAATTTACTTTAAGCATATGTAGTAACATACTGAAATTTCCATCTATGTATCATACAATAATTTGGCAGTAATGGTGAAAAGTGAACTGTTTCTTAATACtagaaccagggcttcgaacaggTTGTCTTGGCCAATGAAGTGAAACTGGCATGGATCCGAAGTTTTAGAATTTGGGTGATCCAAAATGATAACTAggacaggaaaaattacaggttgaagcccgGGAATGGGAGACctggaagaggcatagtgagccctttcagaaaCCTGATGCATaaaattggattattggcagggctttggagagcgacacacattcaTAGCGGCGCAattggccaccatctttgagtggggcactgctgtttccaactctgctcaaaatccagtGGTTGCTATAGAACATGTACGCTGCCTTTATTTTCTAAGAGGGGATTAAGTTTCCTTCAGGGCTTTCACCTGTAATTTTTTCCACTCCAGTTATTGTTCTGGTTCAGTttgggtctgttttggtttcacggtgattaagagttcggctgctaaccaaaaggttgtcagttcgaatccaccagctgctccttggaagctctatggggcagttctactctgtcctatagggtcgctatgagtcggaattgactcgacggcaacaggtttggttgttgttgtttttttttttttgtagaaatcatTGAACACTAGCCTAACCTCCCAGCCCTGTGGAAATCTTCTGTAGTATCCCTGAAAAGTGGTCATTTATTCTGTTTACCATTTATGTTTAAGTAGTTATTGTACTTAGGTTCTTTAAAATAGGTTTCTGGATTAGAGTGAAATCAGGTGCCACTTTTTATACCTCTGCTTTCTAAAACAATGTAAGCTTCACTTTGAACTGTTTCTTAGTTAGAACAAATTCAAAgttaattttacagttttataaaataatttaaatgttttctaattGTATACCTGTTATGTGTACTTAAAATAATTCTGTCATTGCAGCAAAGAAACAATGGTGTTTACAAATTGTTAGCAAAACTTTTTACTTGGAAATCCAAGAAGGTGAgggactgttttcttttttaagtataaCTTGTGTAATTCCTTAGAAGTATAACAGTAAGTTAAAGATAAATTAAAGTTTCACTTGATATGCATTTTTTGAGCTTAATATTCTCTGatcatctttattaaaaaaaaaaaaaaaactgtacacacatacacaaacccaACTCCAGTCCTTGTTAAAGTCAGTAGTAAACAGCATGAAATAATACACTTAAAAAGATCTCTTTGATCTGAAAAGAATCCACCTGCATTCCAGAATAGCATTTAAAACAAGGGAACAGATTGGCCTGCTTGGTTATTACTCTTTCCTAATCCTGGGGCTTGTGTGATTTGGAGGACCAGTGACTTAAGAGCACTACTGTTAGCTGATGGTAACTGGTATTTCTGGGCAATATGGTTCTATATAGTCTTGTGTGTTAAAATACAATAATTGATGTGAAGGAAAAATACCAAAGAGCAAATACAGCgatttacaaacaaaaaaaaagcaattataaTTGTTATACTTAGAAGTAACAGAGAAGCTTACTGAAAATAATGTTATATCTCCCatgtcttgatttcctttttatccTGGATATGGTTTTATTCTACTGAGAATTTTTCTGgatgataaatattttttaagctcCAAAaatctgttgagaatttttactcactctttcctagattcatagtatTTTGTGCTTTGAAATTatcaaaatttcattttcaaaacaTCTTAAGGGATATGAATAAACTTCCACTGTGTTAAACTATTTTTGGTGAAGTAAACTGTAGAATATCAACAATAATTGGATAGATGACTTCTGGGATGGCTGCATAAGGAGCTTCGCTGACCCACTCCCCAGCATAACAACCATAActggtaaaaataatttttaaatggctATTTAAAATCTCTGCAAATTGTCCTGTGGACAAAcagcaaatggaaaaacatttagGGAAATCAGCTAAATCTCAGTACAATAAATCTGTGGCATTTGAGCCATGACCTGTTCCtttcctacccccacccccaaccccagctAAATGTGACAGAAACTCTACTCTGGATAGGTGTGGGCAAAAAAGGCTCCCTCTCTCCCAAGCGCTCAATCAAAAGCTACAGTATACCCCAGAGAGTGGCAGGCTGCCAGTATTTCTCATGCTACCCCAGCTCTGTGATGCAGAGGCTAATTGCCAGGTGAATGTAACTGAGAGATCAGCTGGATTCCCTTCCTCCACCCAGCCCTCACTCATAAGATGGGTTACCCATATCCAGTGCATTCATAGGACAAGAGTCACGTGCCAGGAGAGGCAAGGCAAGATCAGGCCACTGTCCCTGCCCCAGTTCTGGAGCAATGGCTCATAAATTTTGCCCCACCCCAGGGGAGAGGCAGGCCATAAGAACAGAAAGCTCTGAAATTCTCTCCAAAGGAACTGACTCCATTTGGAAGGTAGTGTGGGGAAGTTCAAGCCTATGGGTACTCTCAAAAACAGTGGAGAATTTAGTGGGTAGCTCCATGAGAGTAGCAAGTTAAATTGTAGCTAGCTAGATTACCAGAGACAACCAAGGAAAAAGCTAAGAAGAGTCCTGGGTTCAGGACAAATCTCAAATACTAGCCCCTGCAAGGGGGCCCAAATTAAACTGTGGAGCAATTTATGTCTTGGGGCATTGTTAAAAACAACAGAGCAATCATTTGGCAATTAGTGGAGTCTAACAGCTGAGTGTGATATCAACAAAAGCAGTTTAACAGAGAGATTAGGGAAATAGACAAAAAATCCTACTAAAACCATTGTCATCCCAGGTGACT
It encodes:
- the THAP1 gene encoding THAP domain-containing protein 1 — its product is MVQSCSAYGCKNRYDKDKPVSFHKFPLTRPSLCKKWEAAVRRKNFKPTKYSSICSEHFTPDCFKRECNNKLLKENAVPTIFLCTEPHDKKEDLLEPQEPLPPPPLTPPVSQVDAAIGLLMPPLQTPDNLSVFCDHNYTVEDTMHQRKRIHQLEQQVEKLRKKLKTAQQRCRRQERQLEKLKEVVHFQKEKDDVSERGYVILPHDYFEIVEVPA